A genomic stretch from Anabrus simplex isolate iqAnaSimp1 chromosome 2, ASM4041472v1, whole genome shotgun sequence includes:
- the LOC136863543 gene encoding uncharacterized protein, with translation MALQEWIEEDDGFLDRVVFSDEATFHVSGKVNKQNVHIWGATKPHCYVEHVRDSPKVNVFCAVSNTKVYGPFFFNEQTVTGLTYLDLLTEWLLHQLSDDWDDYVLQQDGAPPHFHREVRAFLNQQLPQRWMGRGTEGDLMLFPFPPRSSDLSPCHFFLWGYVKDQVFVPPLPVDIQEVKQRILAAFESITAAMLIRVWEEMDYRVDVCRVTQDAHIEHL, from the coding sequence ATGGCACTGCAGGAATggattgaagaagatgatggttttcttgacagagtagttttcagtgacgaagctactttTCATGTAAGTGGAAAGGTAAACAAACAAAACGTTCACATTTGGGGTGCAACGAAACCCCATTGTTATGTAGAACATGTGCGAGACTCTCCTAAGGTGAATGTGTTCTGTGCCGTTTCAAACACGAAGGTCTATGGCccgttcttcttcaatgaacagacagTAACAGGGCTGACTTACCTGGACTTGCTCACAGAATGGCTGTTACACCAGTTGAGTGACGACTGGGATGATTATgtgctgcaacaggatggtgcaccacctcatttccacagggaGGTCAGAGCATTTTTAAACCAACAACTTCCACAACGATGGATGGGACGCGGAACAGAAGGTGATCTGATGCTCTTCCCCTTTCCACCACGTTCATCAGATCTTTCACCATGccatttcttcctgtggggatatgttaaagatcaggtatttgttcctcctctaccggtggatattcaggaagtgaagcagcgcatcctagccgccttcgaaagcatcaccgctgccatgttgattcgtgtgtgggaagagatggactatcgagtagatgtgtgtagagtgacacaagacgctcatatcgagcatttgtaa